The following coding sequences lie in one Capsicum annuum cultivar UCD-10X-F1 chromosome 5, UCD10Xv1.1, whole genome shotgun sequence genomic window:
- the LOC124898753 gene encoding uncharacterized protein LOC124898753, translating to MTKYELNNLCMDEIDLMINAEVRCKHDIYCKCRRLDQIVIPVEDFGRVLIDTNCKYFRWRDLERADERSKFILLRLVNKINELENNYERVKMQLNKLESLNISIIIPTI from the exons ATGACGAAATACGAGTTGAATAATTTGTGTATGGATGAGATtgatctaatgattaatgctgaaGTACGATGTAAACATGACATTTATTGCAAATGTAGACGTCTTGATCAGATTGTAATTCCGGTAGAAGATTTTGGGCGTGTCCTCATT GATACGAATTGCAAGTATTTTAGATGGAGAGATTTAGAACGAGCAGACGAAAGATCAAAATTTATTCTTCTAAGATTGGTGAACAAGATTaatgaattagaaaataattatgaGCGAGTTAAGATGCAACTGAATAAGCTTGAAAGCTTGAATATTAGCATAATAATCCCAACAATATGA